In the genome of Negativicoccus succinicivorans, one region contains:
- a CDS encoding helix-turn-helix domain-containing protein, protein MQDALTEVMTLMEAAVRWEVPASTLRHYAGGYRRPDGTLVEPIFTATETRKSEGTVLITQSAMERVFGAEKNAQQHYEQTALFE, encoded by the coding sequence ATGCAGGATGCGTTGACGGAAGTTATGACTTTGATGGAGGCGGCGGTGCGTTGGGAAGTGCCCGCATCCACGTTGCGCCACTATGCGGGCGGCTATCGCAGGCCGGACGGAACGTTGGTGGAGCCGATTTTTACGGCGACGGAAACCCGTAAATCGGAAGGCACGGTACTCATCACGCAAAGTGCCATGGAGCGGGTGTTCGGCGCGGAGAAAAACGCGCAGCAGCACTACGAGCAGACCGCCCTGTTTGAATAA
- a CDS encoding ABC transporter permease produces the protein MTTEREVRYRLAPRDSGFARWWALAGVLLLLGLWEWSVRQGWISPVYLPAPSQIASALAALVQNGTLGPALAASALRWLVGVIAGGLAALLLALAGELSLTFRRLIEPYIYFFYPLPKIAILPLFVLWLGIGELPKYVLIALGVFFPVFINTMAGLVRLPRLYREVAAMYPVSRGRYLRTVALPAVLPELFAGLQLGCGTALVLVVAAEMIAAQTGIGALILHFGDLMLTAPLLACIFVLCVAGLIVQALLAQWQRYMTPWRDHR, from the coding sequence ATGACGACTGAACGCGAAGTACGGTACCGTTTGGCGCCAAGAGACAGCGGTTTCGCACGCTGGTGGGCGCTGGCGGGCGTGTTGCTGCTGCTCGGTCTGTGGGAGTGGAGCGTGCGTCAGGGGTGGATTTCACCGGTATATCTCCCCGCGCCGTCGCAAATCGCGAGCGCATTGGCGGCGTTGGTGCAAAACGGCACGTTGGGACCGGCGCTGGCAGCGAGCGCGCTACGCTGGCTGGTCGGCGTGATCGCGGGCGGTCTTGCGGCGTTGTTGTTGGCGCTCGCGGGCGAACTTTCGCTGACGTTTCGACGCTTGATCGAACCGTATATTTATTTCTTTTATCCCTTGCCGAAAATTGCCATTTTGCCGCTTTTCGTGCTCTGGCTCGGCATCGGTGAATTGCCGAAATATGTGCTGATTGCGCTCGGTGTCTTTTTCCCGGTATTTATCAACACGATGGCGGGATTGGTGCGTTTGCCGCGCCTTTACCGCGAAGTCGCCGCGATGTATCCCGTGAGCCGCGGGCGATATTTGCGTACCGTCGCGTTGCCGGCGGTGCTGCCGGAATTGTTCGCAGGCTTGCAACTCGGTTGCGGCACGGCGCTCGTGCTCGTGGTCGCGGCGGAAATGATCGCGGCGCAGACGGGCATCGGCGCGCTGATTTTGCATTTCGGGGATCTGATGCTGACCGCGCCGCTGCTGGCGTGCATCTTTGTGTTGTGTGTAGCGGGATTAATTGTCCAGGCGTTGTTGGCGCAGTGGCAACGATATATGACACCATGGCGGGATCACCGCTGA
- a CDS encoding ABC transporter ATP-binding protein, with translation MEFCLDAVTKTYTEKNGVQIQALAPLTKTVAPGEFVALIGPSGCGKSTLLYLAAGLLLPTSGRLYWRGAEKQPQTAMVFQQGGLFPWLTVADNVAFSLQDREFSQQEITERVAQKLARMQLSEFADAYPGSLSGGMRQRVGIARALVTEPDLLLMDEPFSALDAQTRRLLEDDLVQYWEELRPATLYVTHNIAEAVRLADVIWVFSPRPGRIVECLTVDIPRKERHQLSARTQLAALEETIWQEIKAGATAALTQGGRHDD, from the coding sequence ATGGAATTTTGTTTGGACGCGGTCACGAAGACCTATACGGAGAAAAACGGCGTGCAGATCCAAGCGCTGGCGCCGCTTACCAAAACGGTCGCGCCGGGAGAATTCGTGGCGCTGATCGGCCCTTCCGGTTGCGGCAAATCGACGCTTTTATACTTGGCGGCGGGATTGTTGTTGCCGACATCGGGACGTTTGTACTGGCGCGGCGCGGAAAAGCAACCGCAGACGGCGATGGTGTTTCAGCAGGGCGGTTTGTTTCCCTGGCTGACCGTCGCGGACAATGTGGCGTTCAGTTTGCAGGATCGCGAGTTTTCTCAGCAGGAGATTACCGAACGGGTAGCGCAAAAGTTGGCGCGCATGCAGTTGAGCGAATTCGCGGATGCGTATCCGGGTTCGCTTTCGGGCGGCATGCGGCAACGCGTCGGGATCGCGCGCGCACTGGTGACCGAGCCGGATTTATTATTAATGGATGAACCGTTTTCCGCGCTCGACGCGCAGACGCGTCGGCTGTTGGAAGATGATTTGGTGCAATACTGGGAAGAATTGCGTCCGGCAACCTTGTATGTCACGCACAACATCGCCGAGGCGGTGCGGCTCGCCGATGTGATTTGGGTGTTTTCGCCGCGCCCCGGCCGCATTGTGGAATGTTTGACGGTGGATATACCGCGCAAGGAACGGCATCAGCTCAGCGCGCGGACGCAGTTGGCGGCGTTGGAAGAAACCATTTGGCAGGAAATTAAAGCGGGCGCCACGGCGGCGTTGACGCAGGGAGGTCGCCATGACGACTGA
- the addA gene encoding helicase-exonuclease AddAB subunit AddA produces the protein MQWTTEQEAAITSRRQNLLVAAAAGSGKTAVLVERIIRRLLDPHDPADITRILVMTFTRAAAQEMRTRIGTALAAAAATTPSAHIDRQLALLGSAQISTIHAFCQQIIRQYFYRLDLDAGFRQGGEQELALGRLEALEQTLFEAYEEASPEFLQLADFFRTKTNDAQLRAAVLRLYDYSRSMPFPEAWLEALAAPYAEADLADLTPLWEEWRAGVTQWRTQLQDALDELALYPQLQNAREVLAADYATATALCDGADWDAIYDAAQAYAPMRWPGGKLKDEAAKAAKTAAKEIRDAGKAWLKSWTEGILAAAPATWREDLQATAPLVAALVKVTETFAAAYATWKKSERLIDFSDLEHYALTLLLAPESTPDALLPSDIARELAREYDEIMVDEYQDTNGVQELIASLIARADNRFMVGDVKQSIYRFRLADPTIFLGQYERFSRDAQAPSRRIDLRENFRSDRTVLDAVNEVFARIMQPPAAEFSYDENAAFIPGRTITDAPENWVGGSVSVRFVTPSDDATTMDAADIPPADDDAEEEPLSAMEAQAQAIADELLHLHETAVVQENDGAFRPFRWRDAVILMRSVASRIDVFVEVLRSAGIPVYAEQAGGYFAATEVQTMLSLLRWLDNSRRDLEAAAVLRSPLVGCDERDLAEMALLRNEEAPALWDVLPTWLARLTDEEKRGRVGAFYALLIGWQLLARQAGIGQLVRRIYEESGYHAYVGGLPSGSLRRANLEALYARAVEFDDGAGGGISRFLEYLEELQRQKQDLSVPSTMGENEDAVRIMTIHKSKGLEFPVVFLANIDKEFNRKDTQARLLLHRRYGIGLSRYDAKRRLTYPTVRWHLLREILRRETLAEEQRLLYVAMTRARDKLYLYAGPSPTGAHVAPEAARSYLDWLWPHLENETLPRWDVQTVTPTWNEAVTTVVDPRLENVRQGTLTGTPLPTEISERLSWQYDKLLATQIPAKVTVTEVTHHLGEITAALPPLPKTERPATDYPLPILTVQPAQMADEMAATKAVRLVATEEDAAAESEIINDAWVRPPQFVTPDMRPDGGARYGTLMHRILAEIGAGDGTTTAQAYLDQLQQAQKITPAEAKLAHRRDLDLWLTCDTAAEIRQSSFVLRECPFGMLLPASVALGVPAGDDEVFLQGVIDCLYATASGDLAILDYKTDRVDTANVLYERYHRQLDLYAHAATRIWQRPVVKKIIYSLALHEAIAWQDDGGAVL, from the coding sequence ATGCAATGGACAACTGAACAGGAAGCGGCGATTACGAGTCGTCGCCAAAATCTTTTGGTCGCCGCCGCGGCAGGTTCGGGTAAAACGGCGGTGCTCGTCGAACGCATCATCCGACGGCTTTTGGATCCGCACGATCCCGCGGACATCACCCGTATTCTCGTCATGACGTTTACGCGGGCGGCGGCGCAGGAGATGCGTACGCGCATCGGCACGGCGCTCGCCGCGGCCGCCGCGACGACGCCTTCGGCGCACATCGATCGGCAATTGGCGCTGCTGGGGTCGGCGCAAATTTCAACGATCCACGCGTTTTGCCAGCAAATCATTCGCCAATATTTTTACCGTTTGGATTTGGACGCGGGCTTTCGTCAGGGCGGCGAGCAGGAGTTGGCGCTCGGGCGGCTGGAAGCCTTGGAGCAGACGTTGTTTGAAGCCTATGAAGAGGCGTCGCCGGAATTTTTGCAATTGGCGGATTTTTTCCGCACAAAAACGAATGACGCGCAGCTGCGCGCCGCGGTGTTGCGACTGTACGACTACAGCCGCAGCATGCCGTTTCCCGAAGCGTGGTTAGAGGCGCTCGCCGCGCCGTATGCCGAAGCGGACTTGGCGGATCTGACGCCGCTTTGGGAGGAGTGGCGCGCGGGCGTCACGCAATGGCGAACGCAATTACAGGACGCGTTGGATGAATTGGCGTTGTACCCGCAACTGCAAAATGCGCGGGAGGTTTTGGCGGCGGATTACGCGACCGCGACGGCGCTTTGCGACGGGGCAGACTGGGACGCGATTTATGACGCGGCGCAGGCCTACGCGCCGATGCGTTGGCCGGGCGGCAAGCTGAAGGATGAGGCGGCGAAAGCGGCCAAGACGGCGGCCAAAGAGATTCGCGACGCCGGGAAAGCATGGTTGAAAAGCTGGACGGAAGGTATTTTAGCCGCCGCGCCCGCGACCTGGCGGGAAGATTTGCAAGCGACCGCGCCGCTTGTCGCGGCGCTCGTCAAGGTGACGGAAACGTTCGCGGCCGCGTACGCGACGTGGAAAAAATCGGAGCGTTTGATCGATTTCAGCGATTTGGAACATTACGCGCTCACGCTGTTGCTCGCGCCGGAATCTACGCCGGACGCGCTGTTGCCGTCGGACATCGCGCGGGAACTCGCCCGCGAGTACGATGAAATCATGGTCGACGAGTACCAGGACACGAACGGCGTGCAGGAACTGATCGCAAGCCTGATCGCGCGCGCGGATAATCGGTTCATGGTGGGCGACGTCAAACAAAGTATTTATCGTTTTCGGCTGGCGGATCCGACTATTTTCCTCGGTCAGTACGAACGTTTTTCACGAGACGCGCAGGCGCCTTCGCGCCGCATTGATTTACGGGAAAACTTTCGCAGCGATCGCACCGTGTTGGACGCGGTGAATGAAGTATTTGCCCGAATTATGCAACCGCCCGCCGCCGAATTTTCTTACGATGAAAACGCGGCGTTCATTCCCGGGCGGACGATCACCGACGCGCCGGAAAACTGGGTCGGCGGTTCCGTCAGCGTGCGCTTTGTCACGCCTTCCGATGACGCAACGACCATGGACGCGGCGGATATTCCGCCCGCCGACGATGACGCGGAGGAAGAGCCGTTATCGGCGATGGAAGCGCAGGCGCAGGCGATCGCGGATGAGTTGTTGCATTTGCACGAGACGGCCGTCGTGCAGGAAAACGACGGCGCGTTTCGTCCGTTCCGCTGGCGCGATGCGGTGATTTTGATGCGTTCGGTCGCGTCTAGGATTGATGTTTTTGTCGAAGTGTTGCGTTCGGCGGGGATTCCCGTGTACGCGGAGCAGGCCGGCGGTTATTTTGCGGCGACCGAAGTGCAGACCATGCTTTCGCTTTTGCGTTGGCTCGATAATTCCCGACGCGATTTGGAGGCGGCGGCCGTGTTGCGCTCGCCGCTCGTCGGTTGCGATGAACGCGATCTGGCGGAAATGGCGCTGCTGCGCAATGAGGAAGCGCCGGCGCTGTGGGATGTTTTGCCCACATGGCTTGCGCGCCTCACCGATGAGGAAAAGCGCGGCCGTGTCGGAGCGTTTTACGCCTTGCTTATCGGTTGGCAGTTGTTGGCGCGTCAAGCCGGCATCGGTCAGCTGGTGCGGCGCATCTACGAAGAAAGCGGGTATCATGCGTACGTCGGCGGTTTGCCGTCGGGATCGTTACGGCGCGCGAACTTGGAAGCCTTGTACGCGCGCGCGGTTGAGTTTGATGACGGGGCCGGCGGCGGGATCTCGCGCTTTTTGGAATATTTGGAAGAATTGCAGCGGCAGAAGCAGGATTTGTCGGTACCGTCGACCATGGGCGAAAACGAAGACGCGGTACGCATTATGACGATCCACAAAAGCAAGGGGCTGGAATTTCCGGTTGTGTTTTTGGCGAATATCGACAAAGAGTTTAACCGGAAAGATACGCAGGCGCGTCTTTTATTGCATCGTCGTTACGGGATCGGGTTGTCCCGCTACGATGCGAAGCGTCGTCTGACGTACCCGACGGTGCGCTGGCATTTGTTGCGTGAAATTTTGCGGCGGGAAACGCTGGCGGAAGAGCAGCGGCTTTTGTACGTGGCCATGACGCGCGCGCGGGATAAACTGTATCTTTACGCGGGACCGTCACCGACCGGCGCGCATGTGGCTCCGGAAGCGGCGCGTTCCTACCTGGACTGGTTGTGGCCGCATCTGGAAAACGAGACGTTACCACGCTGGGATGTGCAGACGGTGACACCGACATGGAACGAAGCGGTCACAACGGTGGTGGATCCGCGTTTGGAAAACGTGCGGCAAGGCACATTGACAGGCACGCCGCTGCCGACGGAAATCTCGGAACGTCTCTCTTGGCAATATGACAAACTGCTTGCCACGCAGATCCCCGCGAAAGTCACCGTGACGGAAGTAACGCATCATTTGGGTGAAATCACGGCGGCCTTGCCGCCGTTGCCAAAAACGGAACGACCGGCGACGGATTATCCGTTGCCGATATTGACGGTGCAACCGGCGCAGATGGCAGATGAGATGGCCGCGACAAAAGCGGTGCGTTTAGTAGCGACCGAGGAAGATGCCGCGGCGGAAAGCGAAATAATAAATGACGCTTGGGTGCGTCCGCCGCAATTTGTCACGCCGGACATGCGGCCGGACGGCGGGGCGCGTTACGGAACGCTCATGCATCGCATTTTGGCCGAAATCGGCGCGGGCGACGGTACCACGACGGCGCAGGCGTATCTCGACCAACTTCAGCAGGCGCAAAAAATAACGCCGGCCGAAGCGAAGTTGGCCCATCGTCGTGATCTCGACTTGTGGTTAACCTGCGACACGGCGGCTGAGATTCGCCAATCATCGTTTGTGTTGCGAGAATGTCCGTTCGGGATGTTGTTGCCGGCATCGGTGGCGCTCGGCGTGCCGGCGGGCGATGATGAAGTGTTTTTACAGGGCGTGATCGACTGCCTGTACGCGACGGCCAGCGGCGATCTTGCGATTTTGGATTATAAAACCGATCGCGTGGATACGGCCAATGTACTCTATGAGCGCTACCATCGCCAACTCGATTTATACGCCCATGCGGCCACGCGCATTTGGCAGCGGCCGGTCGTGAAAAAAATCATTTATTCACTGGCTTTGCATGAGGCGATCGCGTGGCAAGACGACGGCGGCGCCGTGCTATAA
- a CDS encoding immunity protein YezG family protein, with protein sequence MNEQMQAAYADVMQAITALIKEPWGRVVWRTLMATEPLHYFYYRPKTRAEYVYWTDSVWRTGGSEEDLWLQMAAADTAVRELWKAWIAENPGRSPWTSAMLEFSPRGLESAMYGHRHHYQVDPIEEQFSWEYERFGAVYLPLRLRRLLAAAYSAWHRPLRKQRHRLWRRRPRGYWERLPGEMPAYRGVRRVRVHALRNENKATAAAKANETKKDA encoded by the coding sequence GTGAACGAACAAATGCAGGCGGCGTACGCCGACGTAATGCAGGCGATAACGGCGCTGATTAAAGAGCCGTGGGGACGCGTCGTTTGGCGAACGCTCATGGCGACTGAGCCGCTTCATTATTTTTATTACCGCCCGAAAACGCGCGCGGAGTATGTCTACTGGACGGATTCCGTTTGGCGGACGGGCGGCTCGGAAGAAGATCTGTGGTTGCAAATGGCGGCGGCCGACACGGCGGTGCGCGAACTTTGGAAGGCGTGGATCGCGGAGAACCCGGGACGTTCGCCTTGGACAAGCGCGATGCTGGAATTTTCGCCGCGCGGTTTGGAGAGCGCGATGTACGGTCATCGGCATCATTACCAGGTCGATCCGATTGAAGAGCAGTTTTCGTGGGAATACGAACGTTTCGGCGCCGTTTATTTGCCGTTGCGTTTGCGTCGATTGCTTGCGGCGGCGTACAGCGCATGGCATCGGCCCTTGCGCAAGCAGCGGCATCGCTTGTGGCGTCGACGCCCGCGCGGCTATTGGGAACGGCTGCCCGGAGAAATGCCCGCGTATCGCGGCGTTCGTCGCGTCCGCGTGCACGCGCTGCGAAATGAAAACAAGGCGACGGCAGCGGCAAAAGCAAACGAGACGAAAAAAGATGCGTGA